One stretch of Pseudomonas sp. NC02 DNA includes these proteins:
- a CDS encoding SDR family oxidoreductase, with the protein MTTQVAIVTGASRGIGAVVARQLAADGYAVAINYANSATEASRLVVELRQAGHQAIAIQGDVASAADVKRLFDETEAQLGKVDVLINNAGILKVLPLAQHSDELYNQNFDIHTRGTFNALREAATRLNDGGRIVNFSSSTVGLNFPGYAVYIASKAAVESLTQVFAKEMRGRRITVNAVAPGPVATELFLHGKSEEQIQGLAKMAPLERLGQPEDIARVVAFLVSPAGGWVNGQILRANGGLV; encoded by the coding sequence ATGACTACCCAAGTTGCTATCGTTACCGGCGCCTCTCGCGGCATCGGCGCCGTGGTTGCCAGACAACTGGCCGCCGACGGTTATGCCGTCGCCATCAACTACGCCAACAGCGCCACCGAAGCGTCAAGGCTGGTAGTGGAGTTGCGCCAGGCCGGCCACCAAGCCATAGCGATCCAGGGCGACGTGGCCAGCGCCGCCGACGTCAAGCGCCTGTTCGACGAGACCGAAGCCCAGCTGGGCAAGGTTGATGTGCTGATCAACAACGCCGGGATTCTCAAGGTGCTGCCGCTGGCCCAACACAGCGATGAGCTCTACAACCAGAACTTCGACATCCATACCCGCGGCACCTTCAACGCCCTGCGTGAAGCCGCCACCCGCCTGAACGACGGCGGGCGCATCGTCAATTTCTCCAGCAGCACCGTCGGCCTCAACTTCCCCGGTTATGCGGTGTACATCGCCAGCAAGGCGGCGGTGGAATCCCTGACCCAGGTGTTCGCCAAGGAAATGCGCGGCCGGCGCATCACCGTCAACGCCGTTGCCCCGGGGCCGGTGGCGACCGAACTGTTCCTGCATGGCAAAAGCGAAGAGCAGATCCAGGGCCTGGCCAAGATGGCACCGCTGGAACGCCTGGGCCAACCGGAAGATATCGCCCGCGTGGTGGCGTTCCTGGTGAGCCCGGCCGGTGGTTGGGTGAACGGGCAAATCCTGCGGGCCAATGGTGGTTTGGTCTGA
- a CDS encoding LysR family transcriptional regulator — protein sequence MDQVKAMKVFVRIYERSSFTLAADDLNLPRATLTHTLNQFEAWLGTRLLERSTRRVRPTLDGEAYYLRCVQLLAELEEAELAFRSVAPKGRLRVDLHGTLAKYFVIPALPQFMARYPEIELSISEADRFVDLIAEGVDCVLRAGTLGDSALIGRRVATLRQVTCASPAYLRKYGEPKRLADLGEHRAVNYVSRTTAKLFPFEFMVDGEVQEVTIEGALSVFGAEIYAASAVAGLGIIQCPHYRIAELINQGVMQEILIDTPPPPMPVSVLYPQNRHMSPRVRVFVDWLAEIFATAR from the coding sequence GTGGACCAGGTCAAAGCGATGAAAGTGTTCGTGAGGATTTACGAACGCAGCAGCTTCACGCTGGCGGCCGATGACCTGAACCTGCCGCGCGCCACCCTGACCCACACCCTCAACCAGTTCGAGGCCTGGCTGGGCACGCGGTTGCTTGAGCGCAGTACCCGCCGCGTCCGCCCCACGCTGGATGGCGAGGCCTATTACCTGCGCTGTGTGCAACTGCTGGCGGAGCTGGAAGAGGCGGAACTGGCCTTCCGTTCGGTGGCCCCCAAGGGCCGCCTGCGGGTGGATTTGCACGGCACCCTGGCCAAGTACTTCGTGATTCCGGCGCTGCCGCAATTCATGGCGCGCTACCCGGAAATCGAGCTGTCCATCAGCGAGGCGGACCGCTTCGTCGACCTGATCGCCGAAGGCGTGGATTGTGTGCTGCGGGCGGGCACCCTGGGGGATTCGGCGTTGATCGGTCGCCGGGTTGCGACGCTGCGCCAGGTGACCTGCGCGAGCCCGGCCTACCTGCGCAAATACGGCGAGCCGAAGCGCCTCGCCGACCTGGGCGAGCACCGTGCGGTGAACTATGTTTCACGCACCACCGCGAAGCTGTTCCCCTTCGAATTCATGGTCGACGGCGAGGTGCAGGAAGTGACGATCGAGGGGGCGCTGTCGGTGTTCGGCGCAGAGATTTATGCCGCCAGCGCAGTCGCCGGACTGGGCATTATCCAGTGCCCGCACTACCGCATCGCCGAGCTGATCAACCAAGGCGTGATGCAGGAAATCCTCATTGATACACCACCGCCGCCCATGCCGGTTTCGGTGCTCTACCCGCAAAACCGACACATGTCGCCGAGGGTGCGGGTGTTCGTCGATTGGCTCGCCGAAATCTTCGCCACTGCCCGCTAA
- a CDS encoding OprD family outer membrane porin yields the protein MVGAAMASFMLSAHADFIDDSHADVTLLNRYLNQQGRDVVNSNNKAHSIRDWGQGFEFNFKSGYTDGPVGFGLDLQAFYGLKLDSGGDLNDKDHQGRYPGSMFPLDNGKSADQFGVLSPTFKMRFAQDELRVGTLYGNNPVLANTDGRLYQQTNTGVQLVSKDLTDFTFTAGDILKTKIRNETGDQGMITAGGTKESDRFLYGGADYKGLPDTTVSLWYSNLEDYYQQFFLGAKRHDALPVGAIDTDVRLYRSLGVGENAAGDKDYSAAGLYGDGTSKGRINQSTVSLLESYSLDGHTVGLGIQKNSGDSDFPYLDSGLNSGASNQGPGSGADTPALTNMQLNKFQHAGERTWLAQYKYDFGKLGLNGLTFATSYAHGDDIRTTQGTTSEWERNVTVAYQVPTGTLKGLGVTWRNAHASPDITGATVQDENRFYVSYVVPLW from the coding sequence ATGGTGGGTGCCGCCATGGCGAGCTTTATGCTGTCCGCCCACGCCGATTTTATCGATGACAGCCACGCCGACGTGACCCTGCTCAACCGCTACCTCAACCAGCAGGGGCGGGATGTGGTGAACAGCAATAACAAGGCCCACAGCATCCGCGATTGGGGCCAGGGTTTTGAGTTCAACTTCAAGTCCGGCTACACCGATGGGCCGGTGGGCTTTGGCCTGGACCTGCAGGCGTTCTACGGTTTGAAACTGGACTCCGGCGGCGACCTCAATGACAAGGATCACCAGGGCCGCTACCCCGGCAGCATGTTCCCGCTGGATAACGGCAAGTCGGCCGACCAGTTCGGCGTGCTCAGCCCGACCTTCAAGATGCGCTTCGCCCAGGATGAATTGCGCGTCGGTACGCTGTACGGCAACAACCCGGTGCTGGCTAACACCGACGGCCGCCTGTACCAGCAGACCAACACCGGCGTGCAGTTGGTTTCCAAGGACTTGACCGACTTCACCTTTACCGCCGGTGACATCCTCAAGACCAAGATCCGCAACGAAACCGGCGACCAGGGCATGATCACCGCCGGCGGCACCAAAGAGAGCGATCGCTTCCTCTACGGCGGTGCGGACTACAAAGGTTTGCCGGACACCACCGTCAGCCTGTGGTACTCCAACCTTGAGGATTACTACCAGCAGTTCTTCCTCGGTGCCAAGCGTCATGACGCCTTGCCTGTCGGCGCGATTGACACCGACGTGCGTCTGTACCGCAGCCTGGGTGTGGGTGAAAACGCCGCGGGCGACAAAGACTATTCCGCTGCGGGTCTCTACGGCGATGGCACCTCCAAGGGCCGCATCAACCAGTCCACCGTCAGCCTGTTGGAAAGCTACAGCCTGGACGGCCATACCGTCGGCCTGGGCATCCAGAAAAACAGCGGCGACAGCGACTTCCCGTACCTGGATTCCGGCCTGAACAGCGGTGCCAGCAACCAGGGCCCGGGCTCGGGCGCCGACACCCCGGCACTCACCAACATGCAACTGAACAAATTCCAGCATGCCGGCGAGCGCACCTGGCTGGCGCAGTACAAATATGACTTCGGCAAACTCGGCCTTAACGGCCTGACCTTCGCCACGTCCTACGCACACGGTGATGACATCCGCACCACCCAAGGCACTACGAGCGAATGGGAACGTAACGTCACCGTGGCTTACCAGGTGCCCACCGGCACCCTCAAAGGCCTGGGCGTGACCTGGCGAAATGCCCACGCCAGCCCGGATATCACCGGTGCCACGGTGCAAGATGAAAACCGCTTCTATGTAAGCTACGTCGTTCCACTCTGGTAG
- the mgrA gene encoding L-glyceraldehyde 3-phosphate reductase, with translation MTYIAAENRYESIPYRRVGRSGLVLPALSLGLWHNFGDSTPIDTQRALLRTAFDLGINHFDLANNYGPPYGSAEINFGRLLREDFKHYRDELIISSKAGWDMWPGPYGQGGGSRKYVLASLDQSLQRLGVDYVDIFYSHRFDADTPLEETASALATAVQQGKALYIGISSYSGVKTREIAALLQEWKVPLLIHQPAYNLLNRWVEKDLLDVTEELGAGVIAFTPLAQGLLTDKYLNGVPADARVNRPGGGSLQAKHLSEANIAHARALNEIAKRRGQSLAQMALAWTLRDPRVTSALIGASRPEQIIENVGALQNLSFSAQELAEIDRFAQEGGINLWEKPSTAE, from the coding sequence ATGACTTACATTGCTGCCGAAAACCGCTATGAATCTATTCCTTACCGCCGCGTAGGTCGCAGCGGACTGGTGCTGCCGGCACTGTCCCTGGGGCTGTGGCACAACTTTGGCGACAGCACCCCGATCGACACCCAGCGCGCCTTGCTGCGCACCGCGTTCGACCTGGGTATCAACCACTTCGACCTGGCCAACAACTACGGCCCTCCATACGGCAGCGCCGAGATCAACTTCGGTCGTTTGCTGCGGGAAGACTTCAAGCATTACCGCGATGAACTGATCATCTCCAGCAAGGCGGGCTGGGACATGTGGCCGGGCCCTTATGGCCAGGGCGGCGGTTCGCGCAAGTACGTGCTGGCGAGCCTCGACCAGAGCCTGCAACGCCTGGGCGTCGATTACGTGGACATCTTCTATTCCCACCGTTTTGATGCCGACACCCCGCTGGAAGAAACCGCCAGCGCACTGGCCACCGCCGTGCAACAGGGCAAGGCGTTGTACATCGGGATCTCGTCCTACTCCGGCGTGAAAACCCGGGAAATTGCGGCGCTGCTCCAGGAGTGGAAAGTCCCGCTGTTGATCCACCAGCCGGCCTACAACCTGCTCAACCGCTGGGTGGAAAAAGACCTGCTGGACGTCACCGAAGAACTCGGTGCCGGGGTGATCGCGTTCACGCCATTGGCCCAGGGCCTGCTGACCGACAAATACCTCAACGGCGTACCGGCGGATGCGCGGGTGAATCGCCCGGGGGGTGGTTCGTTGCAGGCCAAGCACTTGTCCGAGGCCAACATCGCCCACGCCCGCGCGCTGAATGAAATTGCCAAGCGCCGTGGCCAAAGCCTGGCGCAGATGGCGTTGGCGTGGACGTTGCGTGATCCACGGGTCACCAGCGCCCTGATCGGCGCGAGCCGGCCGGAGCAGATCATTGAAAACGTCGGTGCGTTGCAGAACCTGAGCTTCAGCGCGCAGGAGCTGGCGGAGATTGACCGGTTTGCCCAGGAAGGCGGGATTAACTTGTGGGAGAAGCCGTCTACGGCTGAATAA
- the tauD gene encoding taurine dioxygenase codes for MSSLTVTPLSTALGAQISGVDITQPLNIEDRDAIEQALLKHSVLFFRNQPINPQQQARFAANFGDLHIHPIYPNVPEQPEVLILDTAVTDVRDNAIWHTDVTFLPTPALGAVLSAKLLPEFGGDTLWASGIAAYEALSEPFKKLLDGLTATHDFTRSFPLERYGNTPEDLARWEEARRKNPPLSHPVIRTHPVSGRKSLFVSEGFTSKINELEPAESDVVLKLLFAHATRPEFTIRWRWQENDVAFWDNRVTQHYAVDDYRPQRRVMHRATILGDVPF; via the coding sequence ATGAGCAGCCTGACCGTAACACCTCTCAGCACCGCCCTTGGCGCCCAGATCAGTGGCGTCGACATCACCCAACCGCTGAACATTGAAGACCGCGACGCCATCGAACAGGCGCTGCTCAAGCATTCGGTGCTGTTCTTCCGCAACCAGCCGATCAACCCGCAGCAACAGGCGCGGTTCGCGGCGAATTTCGGCGACCTGCACATTCACCCGATCTACCCCAACGTGCCGGAGCAGCCAGAAGTGCTGATCCTCGACACCGCCGTGACCGATGTGCGCGACAACGCCATCTGGCACACCGACGTGACCTTCCTGCCCACCCCGGCCCTCGGTGCGGTACTGAGCGCCAAGCTGCTGCCGGAGTTTGGTGGCGATACGTTGTGGGCCAGCGGGATTGCCGCGTATGAGGCGTTGTCCGAGCCGTTCAAAAAGCTGTTGGACGGTTTGACGGCAACCCATGACTTCACCCGCTCCTTCCCGCTGGAGCGTTATGGCAACACGCCGGAAGATTTAGCGCGCTGGGAAGAAGCCCGGCGCAAGAACCCGCCGCTGTCTCATCCGGTGATTCGTACGCACCCGGTGAGCGGGCGTAAATCGCTGTTCGTCAGCGAGGGGTTCACCAGCAAGATCAACGAACTGGAGCCGGCGGAAAGCGACGTGGTGTTGAAGCTGCTGTTTGCCCATGCAACACGGCCGGAATTCACCATTCGCTGGCGTTGGCAGGAAAATGACGTGGCGTTCTGGGATAACCGCGTGACCCAGCATTACGCGGTGGATGATTACCGGCCGCAGCGGCGGGTGATGCATCGGGCAACGATTCTTGGAGATGTGCCGTTCTAG
- the tauC gene encoding taurine ABC transporter permease TauC, translating to MSSYELPATATKPASKPVVPVRRSLSTRWISVLTLVTLVAIWWAVTASGLIEPLFLPPPSAVLQKGWLLATTGYMDSTLWQHLGASLKRIGLGLGFAVLTAVPVGIAIGSNRIARGILDPLIEFYRPIPPLAYLPLIVIWCGIGELSKVLLIYLAIFAPIAIATATGVRTVDPAKLRAAQSLGATRAQLIRHVILPSALPDILTGVRIGLGVGWSTLVAAELIAATSGLGFMVQSAAQFLVTDVVVLGILVIALIAFAMEMGLRALQRKLVPWHGQAH from the coding sequence ATGAGCAGTTACGAATTACCGGCCACGGCCACCAAGCCGGCGAGCAAACCCGTCGTGCCCGTGCGCCGCAGCCTGAGCACCCGCTGGATCAGCGTGCTGACCCTGGTGACCCTGGTTGCCATCTGGTGGGCCGTGACCGCCAGCGGGCTGATCGAGCCGCTGTTCCTGCCACCGCCTTCGGCCGTGCTGCAAAAAGGCTGGCTGCTGGCGACCACCGGCTACATGGATTCCACCCTGTGGCAGCACCTGGGCGCGAGCCTCAAGCGCATCGGCCTGGGCCTCGGCTTTGCCGTGCTGACCGCCGTGCCGGTGGGGATTGCCATCGGTTCCAACCGCATCGCCCGGGGCATTCTCGACCCGCTGATCGAGTTCTACCGGCCGATTCCACCACTGGCCTACCTGCCGCTGATCGTGATCTGGTGCGGCATCGGCGAGCTGTCCAAAGTACTGCTGATCTACCTGGCGATTTTTGCGCCGATTGCCATCGCGACCGCCACCGGCGTACGTACCGTCGACCCGGCCAAACTGCGCGCCGCGCAGTCGTTGGGCGCTACCCGGGCACAACTGATTCGCCATGTGATCCTGCCGAGCGCCCTGCCCGACATCCTCACCGGCGTGCGGATTGGCCTGGGCGTGGGTTGGTCGACCCTGGTAGCCGCAGAATTGATCGCGGCCACCAGCGGCCTGGGCTTCATGGTGCAGTCCGCCGCGCAGTTCCTGGTCACCGACGTGGTGGTGCTGGGGATTCTGGTGATCGCGCTGATCGCCTTCGCCATGGAAATGGGCTTGCGTGCCCTGCAGCGCAAACTGGTGCCGTGGCATGGCCAGGCACACTGA
- the tauB gene encoding taurine ABC transporter ATP-binding subunit, translating into MALLQLERISAQYPGSPEPVLADISLSLGPQQLLVALGPSGSGKTSLLNLIAGFVEPSAGRITLDGVPVKGPSAERGVVFQDDALLPWQDVLANVGFGLELAGVPKDQREIRAREMLALVDLAGFDSRRIWQLSGGQKQRVGLARALAADPRVLLMDEPFGALDAFTREQMQELLLQVWRRTAKPVFLITHDIEEAVFLATDLILLAPNPGQIVERLSLDFGQRYAAGESARAIKSDPRFIETREHVLGRVFSQRQVSA; encoded by the coding sequence ATGGCCTTGCTACAACTGGAGCGCATCAGCGCACAGTACCCAGGCAGCCCGGAGCCAGTACTGGCAGATATTTCCCTGAGCCTTGGGCCCCAGCAATTGCTGGTGGCCCTCGGCCCTTCCGGCAGTGGCAAGACTTCGCTGTTGAACCTGATTGCCGGCTTTGTCGAACCCAGCGCCGGGCGCATCACCCTTGACGGTGTGCCGGTAAAGGGGCCGAGCGCCGAACGCGGCGTGGTGTTCCAGGACGACGCCCTGCTGCCCTGGCAGGACGTGCTGGCCAACGTCGGCTTCGGCCTGGAGTTGGCAGGCGTGCCCAAGGACCAGCGGGAAATCCGCGCCCGGGAAATGCTCGCCCTGGTGGACCTCGCCGGTTTCGACAGCCGTCGTATCTGGCAACTCTCCGGTGGCCAGAAGCAACGTGTCGGCCTGGCCCGTGCATTGGCTGCCGACCCCCGCGTACTGCTGATGGACGAACCCTTCGGCGCCCTTGATGCCTTCACCCGCGAACAGATGCAGGAGCTGTTGCTGCAAGTCTGGCGGCGCACGGCCAAACCGGTATTCCTGATTACCCACGACATCGAAGAAGCGGTGTTCCTCGCCACGGATTTGATTCTGCTGGCGCCCAACCCCGGCCAGATCGTCGAGCGCCTGAGCCTGGACTTCGGCCAGCGCTACGCCGCCGGTGAGTCGGCACGCGCGATCAAGTCCGACCCGCGCTTTATCGAAACCCGCGAACACGTGCTGGGCAGGGTGTTCTCCCAACGGCAGGTGTCCGCATGA
- the tauA gene encoding taurine ABC transporter substrate-binding protein — MKLHFPLRLLAALSLAGASLFAQAADVTIAYQTTVDPAKVAQADGAYEKATNAKIDWRKFDNGADIIAAIASGDVQIGYLGSSPLTAAVTRKVPVETFLIATQIGGAEALVARNGSGINSPQDLIGKKVAVPFVSTGHYSLLAALKHWNIDPSKVTILNLAPPAIIAAWKRGDIDATYVWDPALGVAKENGKVLITSGELAKFGAPTFDAWIVRKDFAEKHPEIVTAFAKVTLDAYAAYRKDPQAWLADKGNVDKLVKLSGAKASDIPLLLQGNVYPLAADQVTLLGAPTTKAVTDTAAFLKEQGKVDAVLPDYAPYVSPKFITN; from the coding sequence TTGAAACTGCACTTCCCCCTTCGCCTCTTGGCGGCGTTGTCCCTGGCCGGTGCCAGCCTGTTTGCCCAGGCCGCCGACGTGACCATCGCTTACCAGACCACCGTTGACCCGGCGAAAGTCGCCCAGGCCGACGGCGCTTACGAAAAAGCCACCAACGCCAAGATCGACTGGCGCAAATTCGACAACGGTGCCGACATCATCGCCGCCATCGCTTCCGGTGACGTGCAGATCGGCTACCTGGGCTCCAGCCCGCTGACCGCTGCCGTGACCCGCAAGGTCCCGGTAGAAACTTTCCTGATCGCCACCCAGATCGGCGGCGCCGAGGCCCTGGTGGCCCGCAACGGTTCCGGGATCAACAGCCCGCAGGACCTGATCGGCAAGAAAGTCGCCGTGCCATTCGTTTCCACCGGCCACTACAGCCTGCTGGCCGCGTTGAAGCACTGGAACATCGACCCGTCCAAAGTGACCATCCTCAACCTCGCCCCGCCGGCCATCATCGCCGCCTGGAAACGTGGTGATATCGACGCCACCTACGTGTGGGACCCAGCGCTTGGCGTAGCCAAGGAAAACGGCAAGGTGCTGATCACCTCCGGCGAACTGGCCAAGTTCGGCGCGCCGACCTTCGATGCCTGGATCGTGCGTAAGGATTTCGCCGAGAAGCACCCGGAAATCGTCACGGCTTTTGCCAAGGTCACCCTGGATGCCTACGCCGCCTACCGCAAAGACCCACAAGCCTGGCTGGCTGACAAAGGCAACGTCGACAAACTGGTGAAGCTCTCCGGGGCCAAGGCCAGCGACATTCCGCTGCTGCTGCAAGGCAACGTCTACCCGCTGGCGGCTGACCAGGTCACCCTGCTCGGCGCACCGACCACCAAGGCTGTCACCGATACCGCCGCGTTCCTCAAGGAACAAGGCAAGGTCGACGCCGTACTGCCGGACTACGCCCCGTACGTCAGCCCGAAGTTCATCACTAACTGA
- the gshA gene encoding glutamate--cysteine ligase, which yields MSELLNRRLALLGKHEHLSLLEQCLHGIERECLRVTGEGRLAQTPHPEALGAALTHEQITTDYSESLLEFITPALPNPADTLSSLDKIHRFAYSKLGSEYLWSPSMPCPLPAEEDIPIAYYGTSNIGQLKYVYRKGLALRYGKTMQCIAGIHYNFSLPEDLWPLLKEAEGFVGTDRDYQSTAYIALIRNFRRYSWLLMYLFGASPALDAGFLRGRSHQLEVLDADTLYLPYATSLRMSDLGYQSNAQAGLTPCYNDLASYTDSLREAVATPYAPYVEVGTHKDGEWVQLNTNILQIENEYYSNIRPKRVTYTGERPIQALMARGIQYIEVRCLDINPFLPMGIDLQESRFLDAFLLYCALNDSPLFADNECGNATSNFLSVVKEGRRPGLQLQRRGESVDMKEWAAELLEQIAPLAAMLDQSQGINEHSQALDAQLAKVKDSSLTPSAQVLAAMSERKESFAQFSLHQSQVHAEYFRSEPLKAEEQARFEELARSSLAQQAELEQNEVGDFDVFVGSYQASILAISN from the coding sequence TTGAGCGAACTTCTCAACCGCCGCCTGGCCCTGCTCGGCAAGCACGAACACCTCTCTTTGCTCGAGCAATGCCTGCACGGCATCGAGCGCGAATGCCTGCGCGTCACCGGTGAAGGCCGACTGGCACAAACGCCGCATCCCGAGGCCCTGGGCGCTGCACTGACCCACGAACAGATCACCACCGACTATTCCGAGTCGCTGCTTGAATTCATCACGCCGGCGTTGCCCAACCCGGCCGATACCCTGAGCAGCCTCGACAAGATCCACCGTTTTGCCTACAGCAAGCTCGGCAGCGAGTACCTGTGGAGTCCATCGATGCCGTGCCCGTTGCCGGCCGAGGAAGATATTCCGATTGCCTACTACGGCACCTCCAACATCGGACAGCTCAAGTACGTGTATCGCAAGGGCCTGGCCCTGCGGTACGGCAAGACCATGCAGTGCATCGCCGGGATCCACTACAACTTTTCCCTGCCGGAAGACCTCTGGCCGTTGCTCAAGGAAGCCGAAGGCTTTGTGGGCACCGACCGGGATTACCAGTCCACGGCCTATATCGCGCTGATCCGTAACTTCCGCCGCTACAGCTGGCTGCTGATGTACCTGTTCGGCGCCTCGCCGGCCCTGGACGCGGGTTTCCTGCGCGGTCGTTCGCACCAGCTCGAAGTGCTGGACGCCGACACCCTGTACCTGCCGTACGCCACCAGCCTGCGCATGAGCGACCTGGGTTACCAGAGCAACGCCCAGGCCGGCCTGACGCCGTGCTACAACGACCTGGCGAGCTACACCGACAGCCTGCGCGAAGCTGTGGCAACGCCCTACGCACCGTACGTCGAAGTCGGTACCCATAAGGACGGTGAGTGGGTTCAGCTCAACACCAACATCCTGCAGATCGAAAACGAGTACTACTCCAACATCCGGCCCAAGCGCGTGACCTACACCGGCGAACGGCCGATCCAGGCGCTGATGGCCCGTGGCATCCAGTACATCGAAGTGCGTTGCCTGGACATCAACCCGTTCCTGCCGATGGGCATCGACTTGCAAGAGTCGCGCTTCCTCGATGCGTTCCTGCTGTATTGCGCGCTGAATGACAGCCCGCTGTTCGCCGACAATGAGTGCGGCAACGCCACCTCCAACTTCCTCAGCGTGGTCAAGGAAGGCCGCCGTCCGGGCCTGCAATTGCAGCGCCGTGGCGAATCGGTGGACATGAAGGAATGGGCGGCAGAGCTGCTGGAGCAGATTGCTCCGCTGGCGGCGATGCTGGACCAGAGCCAGGGCATCAATGAACACAGCCAGGCGCTGGACGCGCAGCTGGCGAAGGTCAAGGATTCGTCCCTGACCCCGTCGGCCCAGGTGCTGGCGGCGATGAGCGAGCGTAAAGAGAGCTTTGCGCAGTTCTCGCTGCATCAGAGCCAGGTGCATGCGGAGTACTTCCGCAGCGAGCCGTTGAAGGCAGAGGAACAGGCACGCTTTGAAGAGCTGGCGCGCAGTTCGCTGGCGCAGCAGGCGGAGCTTGAGCAGAACGAAGTGGGTGATTTTGACGTGTTTGTCGGGTCGTACCAGGCGAGCATCCTCGCTATCAGCAACTAA
- a CDS encoding PaaI family thioesterase, with the protein MELPAGLTHSAFSELIGCRLQRLETGVAEVALTLEPQLRNRAGKLHGGAIFSLVDIAMGLACSSSHGFDQQSATIECKINYIRAVSDGDVLCTARVIHPGRRTLVVEADVYQDEKLVAKAQGTFAVL; encoded by the coding sequence ATGGAACTGCCAGCCGGCTTGACCCACAGCGCTTTCAGCGAACTCATTGGCTGCCGCCTGCAGCGCCTGGAAACCGGTGTTGCCGAGGTGGCCTTGACCCTGGAACCGCAGTTGCGCAACCGCGCTGGCAAGCTCCATGGCGGGGCGATCTTCAGCCTGGTGGACATTGCCATGGGGCTGGCGTGTTCCAGCTCCCATGGTTTCGACCAGCAGAGCGCGACCATCGAATGCAAGATCAACTACATCCGCGCCGTTTCCGACGGCGATGTGCTGTGCACCGCCCGAGTGATTCACCCGGGTCGGCGCACGCTGGTGGTCGAGGCGGACGTGTACCAGGACGAAAAACTGGTCGCAAAAGCACAAGGCACCTTCGCTGTCCTATAG